One segment of Agromyces albus DNA contains the following:
- a CDS encoding DUF3027 domain-containing protein produces the protein MPEQPDSETVPAAAEPEIEEPGTAEPMPELETQIAEAEPTPAVADEVLLASVDLARRALLDVTPAQTVGSVVGHLVEDEHVLTLHFAADLAGYPGWHWSVTIARVGVDDEATVLETELMPGESALVAPDWVPWSERLADYQAAQEAIAAAVSEAEQAEGDDEDDDEELDELDSEDDDHDDGDADDQFDGIDIDALDESDESDDSDDSDDADDSEDSDDSDDADDSDDSDDVDESDDAGDARGA, from the coding sequence ATGCCTGAGCAACCCGACTCCGAAACCGTCCCCGCTGCAGCGGAACCCGAGATCGAGGAGCCCGGCACCGCCGAGCCGATGCCCGAACTCGAGACGCAGATCGCCGAGGCCGAACCGACGCCGGCCGTGGCCGACGAGGTGCTCCTGGCATCCGTCGACCTCGCCCGTCGGGCTTTGCTCGACGTGACGCCCGCGCAGACGGTGGGCTCCGTCGTGGGCCACCTCGTCGAAGACGAACACGTGCTCACGCTGCATTTCGCCGCCGACCTCGCCGGTTATCCCGGCTGGCACTGGAGCGTCACGATCGCTCGGGTCGGCGTCGACGACGAGGCCACCGTGCTCGAGACCGAGCTCATGCCGGGGGAGTCCGCGCTCGTCGCGCCCGACTGGGTGCCCTGGTCGGAGCGACTCGCCGACTACCAGGCCGCCCAAGAGGCCATCGCCGCCGCGGTGAGTGAAGCCGAGCAGGCCGAGGGCGACGACGAAGACGACGACGAGGAACTCGACGAACTCGACTCCGAGGACGACGATCACGACGATGGCGATGCCGACGACCAGTTCGACGGGATCGACATCGATGCGCTCGACGAGTCCGACGAGTCCGATGACTCGGATGACTCGGATGACGCCGACGACTCCGAGGATTCCGATGACTCGGATGACGCGGACGATTCCGACGATTCCGACGACGTCGACGAATCGGACGACGCAGGCGACGCCCGCGGCGCCTAG
- a CDS encoding cold-shock protein, with amino-acid sequence MPTGKVKFYDEEKGFGFISSDDGQEVYLHASALPAGATVRAGTRLEFGVAEGKRGAQALSVRVLDAPVSLAKINRRSADDMAVIIEDLVKSLDGIGADLRRGRYPDRAKARTIVAVMRKVADELDA; translated from the coding sequence ATGCCCACCGGCAAGGTCAAGTTCTACGACGAGGAGAAGGGGTTCGGCTTCATCAGCTCCGATGACGGCCAGGAGGTCTACCTCCATGCATCCGCCCTCCCCGCCGGTGCGACCGTGCGCGCGGGCACCCGGCTCGAGTTCGGCGTCGCCGAGGGCAAGCGCGGCGCGCAGGCGCTCTCGGTGCGCGTGCTCGACGCTCCGGTGAGCCTCGCGAAGATCAATCGCAGGTCAGCCGACGACATGGCGGTCATCATCGAAGACCTCGTGAAGTCGCTCGACGGCATCGGCGCAGACCTGCGCCGCGGTCGCTACCCCGACCGGGCGAAGGCCCGCACGATCGTCGCCGTGATGCGCAAGGTGGCTGATGAGCTGGATGCCTGA
- a CDS encoding multidrug ABC transporter ATPase, whose protein sequence is MSDSGNITDNRAERVLAYMFAAVVGLSILAFFAVMIGTMAGAAADDGFSQGIWPFVLMLPWFGLPIAFLLLITLLIVNGIRRARTSRAGSS, encoded by the coding sequence GTGAGCGATTCCGGCAACATCACCGACAATCGCGCCGAACGCGTTCTTGCGTACATGTTCGCCGCCGTCGTCGGTCTCTCGATCCTCGCCTTCTTCGCCGTCATGATCGGCACGATGGCGGGCGCTGCAGCCGACGACGGATTCAGTCAGGGCATCTGGCCGTTCGTGCTCATGCTGCCGTGGTTCGGCCTGCCGATCGCGTTCCTCCTGCTCATCACGCTCCTCATCGTCAACGGCATCCGCCGGGCCCGAACGTCGCGCGCCGGATCGAGCTGA
- a CDS encoding helicase-associated domain-containing protein has protein sequence MLELAARLRGLPREQLAAALQTREFDPLGIRDLFDLAEALLSPDSVDQAISRLDRPRLAVLAAAAGIVGADAGTTTEEVRAELVRLGASAELSDAAGELLEALSKNLLVVEAGDRVHVPSAVAARLTSRSGHEIPSAAELAAPAPPVLVAFDEIDRSILERRAAETAYATVAATAELIAELGTQPARELAKGGLALPDSKRLAEASGTELDALPRLFHRADEAGLVVRDGAFWLESDLGAAWALETAAGRWRRLAECWRDRIPPALRELVARRSETLSASTFRDDVSWFYPAGGRWLSDGVERLVDDAEALGLAVAGEPVEAGRLVLAGELDRAAAQLAAHFPKQVDRVYVQHDLSIVSPGPLDPSLDARLRTFADVEGRDLASTYRVSAASVNRGLAAGESAESILSFLGALSLTGIPQPLEYLVAEAAARFGSVRVAAADEADAPARASIRSDDEQLIRTLSVDQSLASVGLRQSGPNRLLSRFPAEVVFWALSDARYPVAAEDPSGRIVRLRRHRLAHIPAPAPKTDPIAALLDRVLEQGDEGATELAWLARQLEAAARAKETLTVTVRMPGGQTADYLLAPASVANGRLRARDRKADIERTLPLSAIAAVTPGPVDG, from the coding sequence ATGCTCGAGCTCGCCGCACGACTTCGCGGGCTGCCGCGAGAGCAACTCGCCGCAGCGCTTCAGACGCGCGAATTCGACCCGCTCGGCATTCGCGATCTCTTCGACCTCGCCGAGGCGCTGCTCTCGCCGGATTCCGTCGACCAGGCCATCAGTCGCCTCGACCGGCCCCGACTCGCGGTGCTCGCCGCTGCAGCGGGAATCGTCGGCGCCGACGCAGGCACCACGACCGAAGAGGTGCGGGCAGAGCTCGTGCGCCTCGGAGCATCCGCTGAGCTCTCGGATGCCGCGGGCGAGTTGCTCGAGGCACTCTCGAAGAACCTGCTCGTCGTCGAAGCGGGCGATCGCGTGCACGTGCCGTCGGCCGTCGCCGCCAGGCTGACATCGCGCTCGGGCCACGAGATCCCCTCGGCCGCCGAGCTCGCCGCCCCGGCTCCCCCGGTGCTCGTGGCGTTCGACGAGATCGACCGCAGCATCCTCGAACGGCGCGCAGCCGAGACCGCCTACGCGACGGTCGCCGCGACCGCCGAACTCATCGCCGAGCTCGGCACGCAGCCTGCGCGTGAGCTCGCGAAGGGCGGCCTCGCGCTGCCCGACTCGAAGCGCCTCGCCGAGGCGAGCGGCACCGAGCTCGACGCGCTGCCGAGGTTGTTCCACCGCGCCGACGAGGCCGGTCTCGTGGTGCGCGACGGCGCCTTCTGGCTCGAGTCCGATCTCGGAGCGGCGTGGGCGCTCGAGACCGCAGCGGGCCGTTGGCGCAGGCTCGCCGAGTGCTGGCGCGACCGCATCCCGCCGGCGTTGCGCGAGCTCGTCGCCCGGCGCAGCGAGACCCTCTCCGCCTCGACGTTCCGCGACGACGTGAGCTGGTTCTACCCGGCGGGCGGACGATGGCTCTCCGATGGAGTCGAGCGGCTCGTCGACGACGCCGAGGCACTCGGCCTCGCGGTCGCCGGCGAACCCGTCGAAGCCGGCCGGCTCGTGCTCGCCGGCGAGCTCGACCGCGCCGCCGCGCAACTGGCTGCGCACTTCCCCAAGCAGGTCGACCGGGTGTACGTCCAGCACGACCTCTCGATCGTGTCGCCCGGTCCGCTCGACCCGTCACTCGACGCGAGGCTGCGCACGTTCGCCGACGTCGAGGGCCGCGACCTCGCCTCGACCTACCGCGTGAGCGCGGCATCCGTGAATCGCGGCCTCGCCGCCGGCGAGTCGGCCGAATCGATCCTGTCGTTCCTCGGTGCGCTCTCGCTCACCGGCATCCCGCAACCCCTCGAGTACCTCGTCGCCGAGGCGGCGGCGAGATTCGGCTCCGTGAGGGTCGCCGCGGCCGATGAGGCGGATGCCCCGGCGCGCGCATCGATCCGCTCCGACGACGAGCAACTCATCCGCACGCTCTCGGTCGACCAGTCGCTCGCGTCGGTCGGGCTGCGACAGTCCGGCCCGAACCGCCTGCTCTCGCGATTCCCGGCCGAGGTCGTGTTCTGGGCCCTCTCCGACGCGCGCTATCCCGTCGCCGCCGAAGACCCCAGCGGTCGCATCGTGCGACTGCGCCGGCACCGGCTCGCGCACATCCCGGCTCCAGCACCCAAGACCGACCCGATCGCGGCACTCCTCGATCGCGTGCTCGAGCAGGGCGACGAGGGCGCCACCGAGCTCGCATGGCTCGCCCGGCAGCTCGAGGCCGCCGCTCGAGCGAAGGAGACGCTCACCGTCACCGTGCGGATGCCAGGCGGTCAGACGGCCGACTACCTGCTCGCTCCCGCGAGCGTGGCCAACGGAAGGTTGCGCGCGCGCGATCGCAAGGCCGACATCGAGCGCACACTGCCGCTCTCGGCGATCGCCGCCGTCACCCCCGGCCCCGTCGACGGCTGA
- a CDS encoding DNA repair helicase XPB, which yields MSDGPLIVQSDRTVLLEVAHPLAEDARHDLAVFAELERAPEHVHTYRITRLGLWNARAAGHDADDMLGTLERYAKFPVPQTVAVDMRETVGRYGRLIVDRTEDGALRLRSDDMAVLTEVAGAKRIAPLLTDRIDGESFLVAAWARGQLKQELVKLGWPAEDLAGYTPGTPHPIELDQTEWHLRGYQQQAIDNFFGGGSGVVVLPCGAGKTLVGAGAMATAKTTTLILVTNTVSARQWRDELLRRTSLTAEEIGEYSGQVKEVKPVTIATYQILTAKRKGEYAHLALLDALDWGLVVYDEVHLLPAPVFKLTAELQARRRLGLTATLVREDGREGDVFSLIGPKRFDAPWKEIEAQGFISPAACYEVRIDLPQSERLVYAASADDERYRLAATAPAKLGVVKELVAKHAGERILVIGQYLDQIDELADALRAPKLTGATPVDERERLFQEFREGTTTVLVVSKVANFSVDLPEATVAIQVSGSFGSRQEEAQRLGRLLRPKESGLSANFYTLVARDTVDQDFAQNRQRFLAEQGYSYTILDSHSLAAA from the coding sequence ATGTCAGACGGCCCCCTCATCGTGCAGAGCGACCGCACCGTGCTCCTCGAGGTTGCACACCCGCTCGCCGAAGATGCCCGGCACGATCTCGCGGTCTTCGCAGAGCTCGAGCGCGCACCCGAGCACGTGCACACCTACCGCATCACGAGGCTCGGCCTCTGGAACGCCCGTGCAGCCGGCCACGACGCCGACGACATGCTCGGCACCCTCGAGCGGTATGCGAAGTTCCCGGTGCCGCAGACCGTCGCCGTCGACATGCGCGAGACCGTCGGCCGGTACGGCCGGCTCATCGTCGACCGCACGGAAGACGGGGCACTGCGCCTTCGCAGCGATGACATGGCCGTGCTCACGGAGGTCGCGGGCGCGAAGCGCATCGCGCCGCTGCTCACCGATCGGATCGACGGCGAGAGCTTCCTCGTCGCGGCGTGGGCCCGCGGGCAGCTGAAGCAAGAGCTCGTGAAGCTCGGCTGGCCGGCTGAAGACCTCGCCGGGTACACGCCCGGCACGCCGCATCCGATCGAGCTCGACCAGACGGAATGGCACCTGCGCGGCTACCAGCAGCAGGCGATCGACAACTTCTTCGGTGGCGGCTCGGGCGTCGTCGTGCTGCCGTGCGGCGCGGGCAAGACCCTCGTCGGCGCGGGCGCGATGGCGACCGCGAAGACCACGACGCTCATCCTCGTGACGAACACCGTCTCGGCACGCCAGTGGCGCGACGAGCTGCTGCGCCGCACCTCGCTCACCGCCGAGGAGATCGGCGAGTACTCGGGGCAGGTGAAGGAGGTCAAGCCCGTCACGATCGCGACCTACCAGATCCTCACGGCGAAGCGGAAGGGCGAGTACGCTCACCTCGCCCTGCTCGACGCGCTCGACTGGGGCCTCGTCGTGTACGACGAGGTGCACCTGCTGCCCGCGCCCGTGTTCAAGCTCACGGCCGAGCTGCAGGCCCGCCGGCGCCTCGGCCTCACCGCGACGCTCGTACGCGAAGACGGCCGCGAGGGCGACGTCTTCTCGCTCATCGGCCCGAAGCGGTTCGACGCGCCGTGGAAGGAGATCGAGGCTCAGGGCTTCATCTCCCCCGCCGCGTGCTACGAGGTGCGCATCGACCTGCCGCAGTCGGAGCGGCTCGTCTACGCGGCATCCGCCGACGACGAGCGATACCGGCTCGCCGCGACCGCACCCGCGAAGCTCGGGGTCGTGAAGGAGCTCGTGGCCAAGCACGCCGGCGAGCGCATCCTCGTGATCGGGCAGTACCTCGACCAGATCGACGAGCTCGCCGACGCGCTGCGGGCGCCGAAGCTCACGGGCGCGACCCCCGTCGACGAGCGGGAGCGGCTCTTCCAGGAGTTCCGCGAGGGCACCACGACGGTGCTCGTCGTGTCGAAGGTCGCGAATTTCTCGGTCGACCTGCCCGAGGCGACCGTCGCGATCCAGGTCTCGGGGTCGTTCGGCTCACGCCAGGAGGAGGCCCAGCGGCTGGGGCGGCTCCTGAGGCCCAAGGAGTCGGGCCTCTCCGCGAACTTCTACACGCTCGTCGCACGCGACACCGTCGACCAGGACTTCGCGCAGAACCGGCAGCGGTTCCTCGCCGAGCAGGGGTACTCGTACACGATCCTCGACTCGCACTCGCTCGCCGCCGCCTGA
- a CDS encoding iron ABC transporter substrate-binding protein, giving the protein MRLSRTAFALGAVLAVALTLTACAAGESGESTSTADADALTIYAGRNEALVGPLIEQFTEDTGIEVDVRYATSPELNALLLEEGERTPAEVFLSQDAGALGSIANAGLTSPIPAELADLIPAGFTSDDDSWIGVTGRARVIAYDGEHLTSETVPDNVDALTAPEWSGRVAFAPGNASFQSFITALRVLEGEDSAAQWVEAIAANDPILTDNNLATLDLVNSGQADIGLINHYYWFERAAELGEENMRAKLEFLPGDPGGIVNVSGAAILKGAADDADALEFVEYLVSEKAQQFFVDETFEYPLLPGIAAPEGLPALDSLVNPELDLADLESLEQTQQLLADAGLL; this is encoded by the coding sequence ATGCGTTTATCCCGCACTGCCTTCGCCCTCGGCGCTGTCCTCGCCGTCGCCCTCACCCTCACGGCGTGCGCCGCGGGCGAGAGCGGCGAATCGACGTCGACCGCCGACGCAGACGCCCTCACGATCTACGCCGGCCGCAACGAGGCGCTCGTCGGCCCGCTCATCGAGCAGTTCACCGAGGACACGGGCATCGAGGTCGACGTGCGCTACGCGACGAGCCCCGAGCTCAACGCGCTGCTCCTCGAGGAGGGCGAACGCACCCCCGCCGAGGTGTTCCTCTCGCAGGATGCCGGCGCGCTCGGCTCCATCGCGAACGCCGGGCTCACCTCGCCCATCCCCGCCGAGCTCGCCGACCTCATCCCGGCCGGCTTCACGTCCGACGACGACAGCTGGATCGGCGTCACGGGCCGCGCGCGGGTCATCGCCTACGACGGCGAGCACCTCACGAGCGAGACGGTGCCCGACAACGTCGACGCGCTCACGGCGCCCGAGTGGAGCGGCCGCGTGGCCTTCGCGCCCGGCAACGCGAGCTTCCAGTCCTTCATCACGGCACTTCGCGTGCTCGAGGGCGAGGACTCCGCTGCCCAATGGGTCGAGGCGATCGCCGCGAACGACCCGATCCTCACCGACAACAACCTCGCGACGCTCGACCTCGTGAACTCGGGGCAGGCCGACATCGGCCTGATCAACCACTACTACTGGTTCGAGCGCGCCGCCGAGCTCGGCGAGGAGAACATGCGCGCCAAGCTCGAGTTCCTCCCCGGCGACCCGGGCGGCATCGTGAACGTGAGCGGTGCGGCGATCCTGAAGGGCGCGGCCGACGATGCCGACGCACTCGAGTTCGTCGAGTATCTCGTCTCCGAGAAGGCGCAGCAGTTCTTCGTCGACGAGACGTTCGAATACCCCTTGCTCCCCGGCATCGCCGCCCCCGAGGGCCTGCCGGCGCTCGACAGCCTCGTCAACCCCGAGCTCGACCTCGCCGACCTCGAGTCGCTCGAGCAGACGCAGCAGCTCCTCGCCGACGCCGGCCTGCTGTAA
- a CDS encoding ABC transporter permease — MSRTRAVRPPRALLAAAVVACALAAIPLVYLLVRVGTAGLEDVVAVFERPRVPVLIGNTVLLAASVTLTTVAIGVPSAFLLARARLRGRAVWTVLAALPLAVPSYLAAYGWLAALPWMQGFWAAWFVLSLVAVPYVTLPVAAALRAGTTGLDDVARTLGRGPLAAFRLGTWPQIRPAVLAGALLVCLYTLSDFGGVALFRYQVLTTAIQQAYGASFNRDYAAILASLLVLLAVAVVIAEQFARGRAARQFGAVTGPARQRRVRLGRWSAPAVALLAVPPGLAVVVPVMVLMVRLFEAQTLREFDPAELAAAAGNTVLLSAGGAVVAVALALPIGILAARYRGRIIRAIETTGYLALGLPGIVVGLSLVFFSLAAVPALYQTAFVLAFAYGVLFMPKAIGGIRSATAQVPTSLEDVSRTLGNGRLRTWWLVTARLARPGIAAAALLVAVTAMKELPATLLLRPTGTDTLATELWSRTDVSAYGAAAPYAVTLLLVAAVPAFLLSRARAGAGELDEAVA; from the coding sequence ATGTCTCGCACACGCGCCGTACGGCCGCCCCGAGCGTTGCTCGCGGCGGCCGTCGTCGCGTGTGCGCTCGCGGCGATCCCCCTCGTGTACCTGCTCGTCCGCGTCGGCACCGCGGGGCTCGAAGACGTCGTCGCGGTGTTCGAGCGGCCTCGGGTGCCCGTGCTCATCGGCAACACGGTGCTGCTCGCGGCATCCGTCACCCTCACGACCGTGGCGATCGGCGTGCCGAGCGCATTCCTGCTCGCTCGTGCACGACTTCGCGGTCGTGCCGTGTGGACCGTGCTCGCCGCGCTGCCGCTCGCGGTGCCCTCGTACCTCGCGGCCTACGGCTGGCTCGCTGCGCTGCCCTGGATGCAGGGATTCTGGGCCGCCTGGTTCGTGCTCAGCCTCGTCGCGGTGCCGTACGTCACGCTCCCGGTCGCGGCTGCGCTTCGGGCCGGCACGACGGGGCTCGACGATGTCGCGCGAACACTCGGACGCGGTCCCCTGGCCGCGTTCCGACTCGGCACGTGGCCGCAGATCCGGCCGGCGGTGCTCGCGGGCGCGCTCCTCGTGTGCCTCTACACGCTGAGCGACTTCGGCGGGGTCGCGCTCTTCCGCTACCAGGTGCTGACGACGGCGATCCAGCAGGCCTACGGCGCGAGCTTCAACCGCGACTATGCGGCGATCCTCGCGAGCCTCCTCGTGCTCCTCGCCGTCGCGGTCGTCATCGCCGAGCAGTTCGCGCGCGGCAGGGCCGCCCGGCAGTTCGGCGCCGTCACCGGACCGGCGCGTCAGCGGCGCGTGCGACTCGGCAGGTGGTCGGCGCCTGCGGTCGCGCTGCTCGCCGTGCCGCCCGGGCTCGCGGTCGTCGTGCCCGTCATGGTGCTCATGGTCCGCCTGTTCGAGGCGCAGACGCTGCGGGAGTTCGATCCGGCCGAGCTCGCCGCCGCTGCGGGCAACACCGTGCTGCTGTCAGCGGGCGGCGCGGTCGTCGCCGTCGCACTCGCGCTGCCGATCGGCATCCTCGCGGCCCGGTACCGCGGCCGCATCATCCGCGCCATCGAGACGACGGGCTATCTGGCGCTCGGACTGCCCGGCATCGTCGTGGGCCTCTCGCTCGTGTTCTTCTCACTCGCTGCCGTGCCGGCGCTCTACCAGACCGCGTTCGTGCTCGCATTCGCCTACGGGGTGCTGTTCATGCCCAAGGCCATCGGCGGCATCCGCAGCGCCACCGCCCAGGTGCCCACGTCGCTCGAAGACGTCTCGCGCACGCTCGGAAACGGGCGCCTCCGCACCTGGTGGCTCGTGACCGCGCGGCTCGCTCGACCGGGTATCGCGGCCGCCGCACTGCTCGTCGCCGTCACCGCCATGAAAGAGCTGCCGGCCACGCTGCTCCTCCGACCGACGGGAACCGACACGCTCGCCACCGAGCTGTGGTCGCGCACCGACGTGTCGGCCTACGGTGCTGCCGCGCCCTACGCGGTCACGCTCCTCCTCGTGGCCGCGGTGCCCGCGTTCCTCCTGTCCCGCGCCCGCGCCGGTGCCGGCGAGCTCGACGAGGCCGTGGCATGA
- a CDS encoding ABC transporter ATP-binding protein, producing MSRLQVRDLVVGYDSTEVLRSVSLEVPDGSLLAIVGPSGCGKTTLLRTIAGLVRARAGEIRIGHRMATTHGIHLAPEKRRIGWVPQDAALFPHLTVAENIAFGLPTARGSARSARRAANRDDVLRLLDLVGLGSLGDRLPTQLSGGQAQRVALARALASGPDVVLLDEPFGALDPILRAELRRSVRELLREEGVTGILVTHDQAEALSIADLVGVMRGGELLQLDTPEQVYRRPATPWVAGFVGDAVFLPGTWHGDEVTCALGRLPADWVSDDAATASPLEAPVDGASVDVLVRPEELLLRPLEAVLEGVPATGDAAGQAGLAATVTAVSYTGHDAMLSLVLDDETRIDARVTAAGLLPIGTRVTVSTTSRVLAYAAGGR from the coding sequence ATGAGCCGGCTCCAAGTACGCGACCTGGTCGTCGGCTACGACTCCACTGAGGTGCTGCGCTCCGTCAGCCTCGAGGTGCCCGACGGCTCGCTCCTCGCGATCGTGGGCCCGAGCGGATGCGGCAAGACCACGTTGCTGCGCACGATCGCCGGGCTCGTGCGCGCCCGCGCCGGCGAGATCCGCATCGGCCACCGGATGGCCACGACGCACGGCATCCACCTCGCGCCAGAGAAGCGCCGTATCGGCTGGGTGCCGCAAGACGCCGCGCTCTTCCCGCACCTCACCGTCGCCGAGAACATCGCCTTCGGACTGCCGACCGCTCGCGGCTCCGCGAGGAGCGCCCGGCGTGCAGCGAATCGCGACGATGTGCTGCGCCTGCTCGACCTCGTGGGGCTCGGCTCCCTCGGCGACCGCTTGCCGACGCAGTTGTCGGGCGGGCAGGCGCAACGTGTCGCCCTCGCTCGCGCGCTCGCCTCCGGCCCCGACGTCGTGCTCCTCGACGAGCCCTTCGGAGCGCTCGACCCGATCCTGCGCGCCGAGCTGCGCCGCTCGGTGCGAGAGCTCCTCCGCGAAGAGGGGGTCACCGGCATCCTCGTGACCCACGACCAGGCCGAGGCGCTCTCGATCGCCGACCTCGTCGGCGTCATGCGCGGCGGCGAGTTGCTGCAGCTCGACACCCCCGAGCAGGTGTACCGGCGGCCGGCGACTCCATGGGTGGCCGGATTCGTGGGCGACGCCGTGTTCCTGCCGGGCACGTGGCACGGCGACGAGGTGACCTGCGCCCTCGGGCGGCTGCCCGCCGACTGGGTGTCGGATGATGCGGCCACGGCGTCGCCGCTCGAGGCGCCCGTCGACGGGGCATCCGTCGACGTGCTCGTGCGCCCCGAGGAGCTCCTGCTCCGTCCGCTCGAGGCCGTGCTCGAAGGAGTGCCGGCGACGGGCGACGCGGCAGGACAGGCAGGCCTTGCAGCAACGGTCACGGCGGTGAGCTACACCGGGCACGATGCCATGCTGTCGCTCGTGCTCGATGACGAGACCCGCATCGACGCCCGCGTGACGGCGGCCGGACTCCTGCCGATCGGCACGCGCGTGACGGTCTCGACGACGAGCCGCGTGCTCGCCTACGCTGCGGGCGGCCGCTGA